The following proteins are co-located in the Chlorogloeopsis sp. ULAP01 genome:
- a CDS encoding non-ribosomal peptide synthetase codes for MDNNLSEKSVEFLSLLEIIRWRSQKQPEQQAYCFLLDGEVEVQSLTYGELDTQAQSIAGLLQACGVKKGERILLLYPPGLEFITAFFGCLYAGAMAIPAYPPRPNQSLSRLSAIATDADSTVALTTTTVLSHLQQHPTFKTLRLLTTDNMMVDDWSNSWQQPSIDRDTLAFLQYTSGSTGTPKGVMVSHGNLLHNELLIKQAMQHTTETIFVGWLPLFHDMGLVGNMLQPLYLGISCILMSPVAFLQKPVRWLQAISQYRATTSGGPNFAYDLCVRKITAEQRANLDLSSWEVAFNGAEPIRAETLEKFAVTFAECGFRREAFYPCYGMAETTLIVSGGCKTTPPILQSVQSEALAQNQIVPAKAGEIGTQTLVGCGQPLEDLKIAIVDPQTLTTCSDRQVGEIWVAGASVAQGYWHQPEQTESTFKAYTKDTKEGPFLRTGDLGFLQNGELFITGRLKDLIVIRGRNYYPQDIENTVQQSHPSLELHGGAAFSVDVDGEERLVIAQEVKRSHLRKMDVDEVIATIRAAVAVNHELQLYGVLLLKPGSILRTSSGKIQRYACRAKFLAGSWETITSRILEGETGVSVADEIISEQPQLISYLQQQVAQILKIEQLHIQPQQPLSTCGIDSLMAIELQHTIETKFGVVLAVTDFLADVSINQLATAILDKLSSHSIDEPVQKSHSSEYPLTYGQQALYFLQQLAPENSAYNIARAARIHGELNIAAFHRAWQILVARHPALRTSFTTIDGQPRQRVCQQVEVCWQQQDATTWDETYLSDRLLEIAYRPFNLEQDPLMRVSLFARSPQEHILLLVVHHIIADFWSLTILVDELGKLYQAEISNTPLTLPPRPWQYADYVSTIAKTIASSQGEKLQAYWEQQLAGELPVMNVPTDRMRPPVQTYRGDSVSWQLSQELTNKLQNFSQQHQATLYMTMLAVFQVLLYRYTGQKDLLVGSPTTGRSRADFASLVGYFVNPVVLRANFADNPTFEQFLQQVRSLVLDALTYQDYPFARLVEQLQPTRDPSRSPIFQVMFVFQKAHLLNNEGLGGFALGEGGARLKLGELELESFALSKRIAQFDLTLAIAQVNGVLSTSWEYNADLFDAATITRMAGHFQTLLESIIVDPSQPVGMLPILTQQEQQQLLLEWNATQKDYDSICLHQQFVTQVEKTPDAVAVVFEQEEITYKQLNQQANQLAHYLQGLGVKPEVLVGVYLERSPQMVVSILAILKAGGAYLPLDPSYPRERLAFMLQDAQVGVLLTQEKFLAILPEHQATVVCLDKDNEVWASESIVNPVSEVTTHNLAYVIYTSGSTGRPKGVMNTHRGICNRLTWMQEAYQLTIVDRVLQKTPFSFDVSIWEFFWPLTTGACLVMARPGGHQDSAYLVKLIQEQQITTIHFVPSMLQVFLAEPSVEACKCLRRVICSGEILPVQLQEQFFRRLDAELHNLYGPTEAAIDVTFWNCNRHSSKNIVPIGRAIANTQIYILDKHLQPVPIGVPGELHIGGVGVARGYLNQPELTAEKFIVNPFSSDSNNRLYKTGDLARYHTDGSIEYLGRLDDQVKLRGFRIELTEIESVLTQHPSVREAVVVMRETSAVKRQVVLNPPENNSEITDLRNFLKGELTEELLVESTTKQLIAYCVCRHQPAPNTTELRRFLGEKLPDYMIPAAFIMLDALPVTPNGKLDKKSLPHPSQDRPNLEKAFVPPHTLHEKTLAQIWSEVLGIEQVGIHDNFFELGGDSIRSIQVVAKAQERGLKFSVAQVFQHQTIYKLLTAISLNQPNILLTEKTATFSLISADERDKLPNDIEDAYPLTRVQTGIIFHSQYNLESLMYHDIFQYYIRVYFDLDLLQIAIQKLVIRHPILRTSFDLINFDEPLQLVHQSAYIPVVVEDLRSLLPAAQTQAIASWIEIEKHQRFDLSCPPLMRLYIHRLTDETFCLTLSWHNSILDGWSNASLLTELLQRYHALLNGEENQIESPPTISYRDFVAVESQILQSPEYQNYWQQKLQGLVIKQIPRWDKTNSTKNVQVGVLDVPISPQVSHGLKQLARLAEVPLKNVLLAAHLKVMSLLIGDEDVLTGLESNSRLEEADGEKTLGTFINTIPLRLQLKAGTWIDLVQQAFAAEQELLPYRHYPYSELQKFGTRQPLQPLLETVFNYTHFHVYQRLQDLSGLEIIGGQGFGESNFTLRVEFNRNHITDHIQLDLECKMAEISSTQLAAIGSCYSETLIAMATQPFKRHEEQCLLTAAQQQQILVEWNETAIAYPENLCIHQQFEAQVVRNPDAIALVYENEQLTYQELNRRANLLANHLQRLRVCADTLVALYIERSLEAIVGILGILKAGGAYLPLDPTYPSEHLAFILEDAQVSFLLTQSQLLPKIPNYIAHTLCLDSEWDIIANNSDDNPVCRTTRENLAYVIYTSGSTGNPKGVLVTHQNLVHSTNARIAYYQTPISSFLLIPSFAFDSSVAVIFWTLCQGGKLILIKDGWQRDIWQLAQLIEQHQITHWLSVPSLYNSLLAHIETQQLISLQTVIVAGEPCSIELVKNHQKLLQNTYLFNEYGPTETTVWSSVYNCSHHDLDNNSIPIGRPIGNTQIYILNSHLQPVPIGTPGEIYIGGFGVSKGYLNRPELTTEKFIPHSFSKQPNARLYKTGDQARYLSNGNIEFIGRIDHQIKLRGYRIELGEIEAVLQQHPHVKQAIVIARNSDSENQQLVAYIVPSQPQNSLTQELRSFLQTKLPNYMIPSVILQIDTLPLTPNGKIDRQKLPAPEQLQPNNELLTELLKKLNSLSEAEVKTLLSQKNHQPN; via the coding sequence ATGGATAACAACCTTTCTGAAAAATCAGTAGAGTTTTTGAGTTTGCTGGAAATTATCCGTTGGCGATCGCAAAAGCAACCGGAACAACAAGCCTATTGTTTTCTATTAGATGGAGAGGTTGAAGTCCAATCTTTAACTTATGGCGAACTAGACACTCAAGCTCAGAGTATTGCTGGCTTATTACAAGCTTGTGGAGTCAAAAAAGGAGAACGGATTTTACTACTATATCCACCAGGTTTAGAATTTATTACGGCATTTTTTGGGTGTTTATATGCAGGAGCGATGGCAATTCCGGCTTATCCACCGCGTCCAAACCAATCCTTGTCTCGACTGAGTGCGATCGCCACTGATGCAGATTCAACAGTTGCACTGACTACAACAACAGTCTTGTCACACTTACAGCAGCATCCAACATTCAAAACTCTGCGGTTGTTAACCACAGATAACATGATGGTTGATGACTGGTCAAATTCATGGCAACAGCCATCTATAGATAGAGACACCCTGGCCTTTTTACAATACACTTCCGGCTCTACAGGTACACCAAAAGGCGTAATGGTGAGTCATGGGAATTTGCTGCATAACGAACTTTTGATTAAACAGGCTATGCAGCACACAACAGAAACCATCTTTGTGGGTTGGCTACCACTGTTTCATGACATGGGTTTAGTGGGGAATATGCTCCAGCCTCTATATTTGGGGATATCTTGCATTCTCATGTCTCCAGTGGCATTTTTGCAAAAACCTGTACGCTGGCTACAAGCAATTTCTCAGTATCGCGCCACAACTAGCGGCGGCCCGAATTTTGCCTATGATTTGTGTGTGCGAAAAATTACAGCCGAACAACGAGCTAACTTAGATTTGAGTAGCTGGGAAGTCGCTTTTAACGGTGCGGAACCAATTCGTGCGGAAACACTAGAAAAATTTGCTGTCACCTTTGCCGAATGTGGCTTTCGCCGCGAAGCATTTTATCCCTGTTACGGGATGGCAGAAACCACATTGATTGTTTCTGGAGGCTGTAAAACAACTCCACCAATATTACAGTCAGTCCAATCAGAGGCTCTGGCGCAAAATCAGATAGTTCCAGCTAAAGCGGGAGAAATAGGCACACAGACATTGGTAGGTTGCGGTCAACCCTTAGAAGATTTGAAAATTGCTATTGTCGATCCCCAGACCTTGACTACTTGTAGCGATCGCCAAGTTGGTGAAATTTGGGTGGCGGGAGCGAGTGTGGCTCAAGGCTATTGGCATCAGCCAGAGCAAACAGAGTCCACCTTTAAAGCCTATACAAAAGACACCAAAGAAGGGCCGTTTCTGCGTACAGGGGACTTGGGATTTTTGCAGAATGGTGAATTATTCATCACTGGTCGTCTCAAGGATCTGATCGTCATTCGCGGCAGAAACTATTATCCCCAAGACATTGAAAATACAGTCCAGCAGAGCCATCCATCCCTAGAACTTCACGGTGGGGCAGCCTTTTCGGTTGATGTGGATGGGGAAGAAAGACTGGTAATTGCTCAAGAAGTCAAGCGCAGTCACCTCCGAAAAATGGATGTAGACGAGGTAATTGCAACAATCCGTGCGGCTGTCGCGGTCAATCATGAACTACAACTGTATGGGGTACTGTTGCTCAAACCGGGAAGCATTTTGAGAACTTCTAGTGGGAAGATTCAGCGTTATGCTTGTCGGGCGAAATTTTTAGCAGGAAGTTGGGAGACTATTACCAGTAGAATTTTAGAAGGCGAGACTGGTGTAAGTGTAGCAGACGAAATTATCTCAGAACAGCCACAGCTAATATCGTACCTGCAACAGCAAGTTGCTCAAATTCTGAAAATAGAGCAATTGCACATTCAACCACAACAGCCTTTAAGCACTTGCGGTATAGATTCTCTCATGGCCATTGAACTCCAGCACACCATCGAGACGAAATTCGGTGTAGTTTTGGCAGTTACAGACTTTTTGGCAGATGTAAGTATTAACCAATTAGCAACGGCAATACTCGACAAATTAAGCTCCCATTCAATTGACGAACCAGTACAAAAATCTCATTCGTCTGAGTATCCCCTCACTTACGGTCAGCAAGCTCTTTACTTTTTACAACAACTAGCACCAGAAAATTCTGCTTACAACATTGCTAGGGCGGCGCGGATTCATGGTGAGTTAAATATTGCCGCATTCCACCGAGCATGGCAAATTTTAGTTGCTCGTCATCCGGCTTTGCGTACAAGTTTCACAACTATTGATGGACAACCAAGACAAAGAGTTTGTCAGCAAGTAGAAGTTTGTTGGCAACAACAAGATGCGACAACATGGGATGAGACATACTTGAGCGATCGCTTACTAGAAATAGCATACCGTCCCTTCAATCTAGAGCAAGACCCTTTGATGCGGGTGAGTTTATTTGCTCGCTCACCTCAAGAACATATCTTGCTGCTAGTTGTTCACCACATCATTGCTGACTTTTGGAGTCTGACGATATTAGTAGATGAGTTGGGAAAACTTTACCAAGCCGAAATCAGCAATACACCCCTTACCCTCCCGCCTCGACCATGGCAATATGCTGACTATGTAAGCACTATAGCCAAAACGATCGCTAGTTCTCAAGGAGAAAAACTGCAAGCTTATTGGGAACAGCAACTAGCAGGAGAACTACCAGTGATGAATGTGCCTACTGACCGGATGCGGCCGCCCGTGCAAACCTATAGAGGTGATAGTGTAAGTTGGCAACTCAGTCAAGAACTAACAAATAAACTGCAAAACTTCAGCCAACAGCATCAAGCCACGCTGTATATGACTATGTTGGCAGTTTTTCAAGTCTTACTGTATCGCTATACAGGCCAAAAAGATTTATTAGTCGGTTCGCCAACTACAGGTAGAAGTCGGGCTGATTTTGCCTCCTTAGTAGGTTATTTTGTCAATCCGGTAGTATTGCGGGCAAATTTCGCTGATAATCCCACCTTTGAGCAGTTTTTACAACAAGTGCGATCGCTTGTTTTGGATGCGTTAACTTACCAAGATTATCCCTTTGCACGGTTAGTTGAGCAACTACAGCCCACACGCGATCCCAGTCGCTCACCCATATTTCAAGTGATGTTTGTCTTTCAGAAAGCACACTTGCTGAATAACGAAGGATTAGGGGGCTTTGCTTTAGGAGAAGGGGGCGCAAGATTAAAATTAGGGGAACTAGAGTTAGAATCTTTCGCACTGTCCAAGCGAATAGCTCAGTTTGACCTCACCTTGGCGATCGCGCAAGTCAATGGTGTGCTATCCACTTCTTGGGAATACAACGCAGATTTATTTGATGCAGCCACTATTACCCGCATGGCTGGGCATTTCCAGACATTACTAGAAAGTATCATTGTTGACCCTAGCCAGCCTGTAGGTATGCTGCCAATTTTGACTCAGCAAGAACAGCAGCAATTACTACTAGAGTGGAATGCTACTCAGAAAGATTACGACAGTATTTGTTTGCATCAGCAATTTGTCACCCAAGTCGAGAAGACACCGGATGCGGTAGCAGTGGTTTTTGAGCAAGAAGAAATTACTTACAAACAATTGAATCAACAGGCTAACCAATTAGCACATTATCTCCAAGGTTTGGGAGTCAAGCCAGAGGTGTTAGTTGGTGTTTACTTAGAGCGATCGCCCCAGATGGTAGTCAGTATTTTAGCGATTCTCAAAGCGGGAGGGGCGTATTTACCTCTAGATCCCAGCTATCCGCGAGAACGTCTGGCTTTTATGCTCCAAGATGCTCAAGTTGGGGTATTGTTGACCCAAGAGAAATTTTTAGCCATTTTACCCGAACATCAAGCAACGGTGGTTTGTCTGGATAAAGACAATGAAGTTTGGGCTAGTGAAAGTATTGTTAACCCAGTGAGCGAGGTAACAACTCACAACCTAGCTTATGTAATTTATACATCCGGCTCAACTGGCAGACCAAAGGGGGTAATGAACACCCATCGCGGAATTTGCAATCGCCTAACTTGGATGCAGGAAGCTTACCAATTGACCATAGTAGATAGAGTGTTACAAAAAACACCTTTTAGTTTTGATGTGTCGATTTGGGAGTTTTTCTGGCCTTTGACTACCGGGGCTTGTTTAGTGATGGCTCGACCAGGAGGGCATCAAGATAGTGCTTACTTAGTTAAATTAATACAAGAGCAGCAAATTACCACGATTCATTTTGTACCTTCAATGCTGCAAGTATTTTTAGCAGAACCCAGCGTTGAGGCGTGTAAATGCTTGCGGCGAGTGATTTGTAGCGGGGAAATATTACCTGTGCAACTGCAAGAGCAATTTTTTAGGCGCTTGGATGCAGAATTGCATAATTTGTATGGCCCCACAGAAGCCGCAATTGATGTCACATTTTGGAATTGCAATCGCCATTCTAGTAAAAACATTGTCCCCATAGGACGAGCGATCGCCAACACGCAAATCTATATACTAGATAAGCATTTACAACCAGTTCCTATTGGTGTTCCAGGCGAACTACACATTGGCGGAGTAGGTGTAGCTAGGGGTTATCTCAACCAACCAGAACTCACAGCCGAGAAATTCATTGTCAATCCTTTTAGTAGTGACTCAAACAATCGCTTGTACAAAACTGGTGACTTAGCACGCTACCATACAGACGGTAGTATTGAGTATCTAGGAAGACTGGATGACCAAGTTAAGCTGCGTGGTTTCCGCATTGAGTTGACAGAAATTGAGTCAGTCTTGACGCAACATCCATCTGTGCGGGAAGCCGTTGTTGTGATGCGGGAAACATCGGCTGTAAAACGCCAAGTTGTGCTGAATCCTCCAGAAAATAACTCAGAAATTACGGATTTACGAAACTTTCTCAAAGGGGAATTAACCGAGGAACTGCTAGTTGAATCAACAACAAAGCAACTCATCGCCTATTGCGTTTGTCGTCATCAACCTGCACCCAATACTACTGAATTACGCCGCTTCTTAGGTGAAAAACTACCCGATTATATGATTCCGGCGGCGTTCATCATGCTTGATGCACTTCCTGTCACACCAAATGGCAAATTAGATAAAAAATCTCTACCACATCCCAGTCAAGATAGACCTAATTTAGAAAAAGCTTTCGTCCCTCCTCACACTCTACATGAAAAGACATTGGCGCAAATCTGGAGCGAAGTTTTGGGAATTGAACAAGTAGGGATTCACGACAACTTCTTTGAGTTGGGAGGAGATTCTATCCGCAGTATTCAAGTTGTGGCGAAAGCCCAAGAAAGAGGGTTAAAGTTCTCTGTAGCGCAGGTTTTTCAACATCAAACTATCTACAAATTATTAACAGCAATTTCTCTGAATCAACCCAATATTTTATTAACAGAGAAAACCGCAACCTTTAGCCTAATATCCGCAGATGAAAGAGATAAACTACCCAATGATATAGAAGATGCTTATCCTTTAACCAGGGTTCAGACTGGCATCATTTTTCATAGCCAGTACAACTTGGAATCCTTGATGTATCATGATATTTTTCAATATTATATACGGGTTTATTTTGACTTAGATTTATTACAAATAGCGATACAAAAGCTTGTAATTCGCCATCCAATTTTGCGTACCTCTTTTGATTTGATTAACTTTGATGAGCCTCTGCAACTCGTTCATCAAAGTGCTTATATACCTGTGGTGGTAGAGGATTTGCGCTCATTATTACCAGCAGCACAAACACAGGCGATCGCATCTTGGATTGAAATTGAAAAACATCAGCGTTTTGACTTGTCTTGTCCACCATTGATGCGCCTGTATATTCATCGTTTGACAGATGAAACCTTCTGTCTCACTTTAAGTTGGCACAACTCAATTTTAGATGGCTGGAGTAATGCTTCTCTCTTAACAGAATTGTTACAGCGTTATCATGCTCTGTTGAATGGAGAAGAAAATCAGATAGAATCACCACCAACAATTTCCTATCGGGATTTTGTCGCTGTCGAAAGTCAGATTTTGCAATCTCCAGAATATCAAAACTATTGGCAGCAAAAATTACAAGGGTTAGTGATTAAGCAAATCCCTCGTTGGGATAAGACTAACTCAACAAAAAATGTTCAAGTTGGTGTGTTGGATGTACCGATTTCTCCTCAAGTTTCTCATGGACTCAAGCAACTAGCGCGACTCGCCGAAGTTCCTCTAAAAAATGTCTTGTTAGCTGCACATTTGAAAGTGATGAGTTTATTAATTGGCGATGAGGATGTGTTAACAGGATTAGAATCTAACAGTCGGTTAGAGGAAGCTGACGGAGAAAAAACTCTCGGAACTTTTATCAATACCATACCTCTACGGCTACAACTAAAAGCAGGAACTTGGATTGACTTAGTACAGCAAGCTTTTGCAGCCGAACAAGAGTTATTACCCTACAGACACTATCCCTATTCAGAGTTGCAAAAATTTGGCACTCGCCAGCCACTGCAACCTCTATTAGAAACAGTGTTCAATTATACACACTTTCATGTTTATCAACGTCTGCAAGATTTATCAGGGTTAGAAATTATTGGGGGTCAAGGTTTTGGTGAAAGTAACTTTACCTTAAGAGTAGAGTTTAATCGCAACCATATTACTGACCACATCCAACTTGACTTAGAATGCAAAATGGCAGAAATCAGCAGCACTCAATTAGCTGCCATTGGTAGCTGTTACAGCGAAACCTTGATAGCAATGGCCACACAGCCATTTAAGCGCCATGAAGAACAATGTTTGCTGACTGCCGCACAACAGCAGCAAATACTAGTAGAGTGGAATGAAACTGCGATCGCCTATCCTGAAAACTTGTGTATCCATCAACAATTTGAGGCGCAAGTTGTACGTAACCCCGATGCGATCGCCCTAGTATATGAAAATGAACAATTAACCTACCAAGAACTCAACCGACGAGCTAATTTACTAGCAAATCACTTACAGCGTCTCAGAGTTTGTGCGGATACGCTAGTAGCTCTTTATATCGAACGTTCTTTAGAAGCGATCGTGGGAATATTGGGAATCCTCAAAGCCGGAGGAGCTTATTTACCGCTTGACCCCACTTATCCTTCAGAGCATCTCGCCTTTATATTAGAAGATGCTCAAGTATCATTTTTGCTCACTCAATCCCAATTATTGCCAAAAATACCGAATTATATAGCACATACTCTCTGCTTAGATTCTGAATGGGATATTATCGCCAACAATAGTGATGACAACCCCGTTTGTAGAACAACAAGAGAAAATCTCGCCTATGTAATCTACACCTCCGGTTCCACAGGTAATCCCAAGGGAGTGTTAGTTACACACCAAAACTTAGTCCACTCCACCAACGCCCGTATAGCCTACTATCAAACACCAATTAGCAGCTTTTTATTAATTCCATCCTTCGCTTTTGATAGTTCTGTTGCCGTTATTTTTTGGACATTATGCCAAGGTGGTAAATTAATTTTAATTAAAGATGGTTGGCAACGAGATATTTGGCAGTTAGCGCAACTAATTGAGCAACATCAAATCACACATTGGTTGAGTGTACCTTCACTGTATAACTCCCTGTTAGCGCATATAGAAACCCAGCAATTAATATCGCTCCAAACTGTAATTGTAGCTGGAGAACCCTGTAGCATCGAGTTAGTTAAAAATCATCAAAAATTACTACAAAATACATATCTATTCAACGAATATGGCCCAACAGAAACCACCGTTTGGAGTAGTGTTTATAACTGTTCTCACCACGATTTAGACAACAATTCTATTCCTATTGGTCGTCCCATTGGCAATACCCAAATTTATATACTCAATTCTCATCTCCAACCAGTACCAATCGGAACACCTGGGGAAATTTACATCGGTGGTTTTGGCGTGAGTAAAGGATATCTCAACCGTCCAGAATTAACCACTGAAAAATTCATTCCCCACTCCTTTAGTAAACAACCAAACGCACGCCTATATAAAACCGGAGATCAAGCACGTTACCTCAGTAATGGCAACATTGAGTTTATCGGACGTATCGATCATCAAATTAAACTTAGAGGGTATCGTATTGAACTAGGGGAAATTGAAGCAGTATTACAACAGCACCCCCATGTTAAACAAGCAATAGTTATAGCGAGAAATAGCGACTCAGAAAATCAGCAGTTGGTAGCTTATATTGTCCCATCTCAACCACAAAATTCTTTGACGCAAGAACTACGCTCTTTCTTACAAACCAAACTACCAAATTACATGATTCCCTCAGTCATTCTGCAAATAGATACACTCCCACTAACCCCCAACGGTAAAATTGACCGCCAAAAGCTACCCGCACCAGAGCAATTACAACCCAACAACGAACTTTTAACTGAACTTCTCAAAAAACTCAATTCACTTTCAGAAGCCGAAGTAAAAACCCTCCTGTCTCAAAAAAATCATCAACCTAATTGA
- a CDS encoding phosphopantetheine-binding protein, which yields MNEDILNQINQLSPEKRQLLEMLIQEEATKLQTNYVAPRTAVEGTLANIWADVLKLQQVGIYDNFIEVGGDSIQSIKIAARAMKLGIKFTINQIFDHPTIAELATVADTSSFNTKQQPLTTTETAKFSEAELSQTELSQILKKHQN from the coding sequence ATGAACGAAGATATTTTAAATCAGATTAATCAACTTTCCCCAGAAAAACGCCAACTTCTGGAAATGTTAATACAAGAAGAAGCGACAAAATTACAAACCAATTATGTCGCACCCCGCACAGCAGTTGAGGGAACATTAGCTAATATCTGGGCTGATGTCTTAAAACTCCAGCAAGTTGGTATTTATGACAATTTCATTGAAGTGGGTGGTGACTCAATTCAAAGTATTAAAATTGCTGCCAGAGCAATGAAATTAGGTATTAAATTCACCATCAATCAAATTTTTGACCATCCCACAATTGCCGAACTAGCAACAGTAGCAGATACAAGTTCATTTAATACAAAACAACAGCCTTTAACTACTACAGAAACAGCAAAATTTTCCGAAGCGGAATTGAGCCAAACAGAACTGAGTCAAATTCTCAAAAAGCATCAAAATTAA